The Verrucomicrobium spinosum DSM 4136 = JCM 18804 genome includes a region encoding these proteins:
- a CDS encoding autotransporter-associated beta strand repeat-containing protein, whose product MFHKFSVIASWLVMVLAAPKGFSANVYWDTNGTTTGAGGTSPSGTWDAATARWNTSSAGTGAVAAWAAGNAAFFSAGTDATGTYTVTVAGTHSIAGLTFEDGAVTLDGGTLNWTTAGNISVAASRTAIINSVLSGSVAVAKTSTGTLRLAGSTANTLSADFTVSAGTLELAKSAGVNAIAGNLVINSTSGVVTTILRADEQLADTATVSVNSTSTSNYSNFQLNGFTETIGGLTLTTVTGAGAQVLTGTGGRLIVNGNINFNNNRSATTGNSARDILITGTGTDGTAAPNTGYLDLGGGVRTITVATTSTGSNAVDTDATIETIIENGGIVKEGARMLILSGDNTYTGGTTINAGAIRVGSGGTTGSLLGNILNNAALEFNRSNLSTFAGDISGTGTLTKLGAGILVLSGTNTYGGLTTISAGAIRGNVGTGNLILNGGVYERSGALNVDIGSGNGQVRWGVGTHGGFSANGGQLTVTLSSGLQLVWDANTEFVNGTGQLLFGSTGSDNVVELVNSIDLNGAVRTVQVLDNTSSTADKAVLSGVLSGTGASALTKTGAGTLELRGVNTFEGALTVSAGILQFSQNENLGGTGGNAVTLGGGSLQYIGTTASAYSGTITLSASSTISNVGGGDLTISSLTPLAANLTLAGTGVITFSNTFGQALADRTITITNTGGVFFNNITLTESTTSARTMIFNVAAGSTATISGVIANGTTQSSAFRLDGAGSVIVLTTPTFTNELRLNNGTLELRASMGGQTSTNSLVFSNTAVAGSEATLKLDGAGVVYNLTGLVVYAANSGVTGTATIEGTGSLSLNGTTRTFDVRPSDGTDEELVVSASIINGTGSPGITKTRNGTLVLSGTNSYSGTTTVSEGVLKLDYRSNTASKIASAGALAMNGGTLELVGNASNAVTQSAAGYTVGQGANRILVNDSGSPGMILSLGALTSTAAGRSLDVVITGANASVNTTGWVVTNGILGGWATFNSSKFATVDANGNIVAAAAAAKDDVSTWATDENVTDASGYSGSTLSLAKINSLVFQSAGSAFQITDTLDITSGGIVSVASAGGNSISGGRLTSAGNAFFIHQFNTSAALTISSLISGSSSITKAGEGELILNSASNSYSGSTYVNKGTLTVNGGNAIGDSSVVNLDAVTGVTLNLLADETIGSLTGGGTDGGVVMLNGQTLTLNNGSTFSGRFSGAGTIVKLGSTNLTLNTVSHTGFTGTVEVNQGLVSLTGNGIANMTNATLWKLNSGGGLLIDNNGSSSAPSRVGDTAAIVMNSANGLSGTALPYRGLWKRTDQNGGRTETVGAVTLDSGSSYSTLEASTNVANTSSLAQITVASVARNNYATFNVRGTNLGTSSTVVGRTFFRLATAAESAFTTNNHIGGGGAALSSTISIVPWAVGQDLGWNLLSTTVNNQRGNSFVTYVAGIGFRPLNLTSEYSAFAAAGAASNVRETFSTDLSGLAGKTINSLVLDNSSTTAAAIVTGSGSLVVTSGAFLFTAVDSANATFAELASPQGITLSGFSDITVGPTVGNVGNEFIFHVVNSAASGVTITSNLINSTAGNTALTKSGIGTLILTGNNSYSGTTTLNEGVLEIDGWESIGGSSGTAAIVFAGGTLRLQTGIAGALNRTGGIALADAGGTVDTNGVDVVVNTALVDVAGMNGGLTKKGLGTLTLGAASSYTGATTVLEGVLRGAVNQAIGTGDLVVSGGSLDLQTLSANVRRVTLSGTSAQILGSGVLTSDGSVFDLQSGTVEMNLTGTSKVVKTTAGLVTVTGVSSHTGDTLISEGVLRFTSANGFSTSSMLELNGGILEGNGSFSRTIGMGAGQFIMTGGTSGFSAYGGTLTVSLGTASWGTFGFNPSALVLNAATADGLLNWATNLNLNGAVRTVNVQATTARLSGVVADGSGAGGLTKTGTGTLEFDSVNTYTGVTNINAGVLKFNVNQSLSGALQFGSANNITTSGKLDLSAASAQFSSMVVQTNSDANTNELMIGAGQKLVINGAVAIGSNAAAATTTLFKASGDGEFEVNNTASGSLFQVGGVNTGSGQANRAVADFGDLAKMTVTLNSTNGVFRVNPSNSNNVSNRWSTLTLAKETEITAATLAVGDGGVHSGLAGQVNTVILGSVKNEFYVNAINIGTGNRDMGAIRFDAADTTGTLRVRGTTGDTSRAAFSMASAGGGTGAGGDGNLFDVRGHSVDLLFGTTIIGTQNRLNAYTNYFAFDTGRLQMTSLTLSGRTGGSTTTGASQSRNVTSTMDIGGGVVIIDNGILSLASVAGSYDASLNPAPVVTGIVNISGGEVTVGQTSNNSVVMGANTATSTGNTPQSVAHINITGGKVTMSGNIVRGNTSGAGLNAGAVSVTVTLDGGELDMSGRSIGASTAMINFVLNSGTLRNLGQFNGGATVLDKNGSGLLKVGGLVNANGGININGGSVELLTGSNLGGGNVAVNNSAVLAGNGNVWTTTLNSGSIRPGEISGNQIGKLVFENGLIVKAGPTATPNSVVMQIRGATGIADLSQYSVAELAENAGHLVFETTGDHDHINVVGELTWEAGTGGTQTTKIVVEDLGVSYSYGMVFNLFDWSGMLPAEFLLPTGPYAGGAGYDLVLPDLGDSGFLWDVSLFKEYGAVVVVPEPGRMMLFAVGLCALVMRRRRRWI is encoded by the coding sequence ATGTTTCACAAGTTTTCCGTTATAGCGTCGTGGCTGGTGATGGTGCTTGCGGCACCGAAGGGCTTCAGCGCCAACGTGTATTGGGATACAAATGGGACGACGACCGGTGCAGGTGGCACCTCGCCCTCAGGCACATGGGATGCGGCGACCGCCCGGTGGAACACCAGCAGCGCGGGAACAGGTGCGGTGGCTGCCTGGGCGGCGGGAAATGCAGCTTTCTTCTCTGCTGGAACCGATGCCACGGGGACCTACACCGTGACTGTTGCAGGGACGCATAGCATCGCAGGCCTGACGTTTGAGGATGGGGCTGTGACCTTGGACGGTGGCACCTTGAACTGGACCACCGCAGGAAATATCTCTGTTGCTGCCAGCCGGACTGCCATCATCAACTCCGTGCTGTCCGGTTCTGTCGCGGTGGCCAAAACCAGCACGGGGACGCTTCGACTGGCGGGCTCAACCGCCAACACCCTGTCAGCGGACTTTACAGTCTCGGCGGGCACTCTGGAACTGGCAAAATCTGCGGGCGTGAATGCCATCGCGGGCAACTTGGTCATCAATTCTACGAGTGGGGTTGTCACCACCATTCTGAGGGCCGACGAACAGCTTGCCGATACGGCGACGGTTTCCGTAAACAGCACCAGCACCTCCAACTACAGCAACTTTCAGCTCAACGGGTTCACCGAAACGATTGGTGGGCTGACCCTCACCACGGTCACCGGGGCTGGTGCGCAGGTCCTGACGGGGACTGGAGGCAGGTTGATCGTCAACGGCAACATCAATTTCAACAACAACCGCAGTGCGACTACGGGGAATAGTGCTCGTGACATTCTGATTACTGGCACTGGGACTGACGGCACCGCCGCGCCGAATACCGGGTATCTGGATCTGGGCGGTGGTGTTCGCACCATTACGGTGGCGACAACCTCCACGGGATCGAATGCGGTTGATACAGACGCGACGATCGAAACCATCATCGAGAATGGTGGAATCGTTAAAGAGGGTGCCCGGATGCTCATCTTGAGTGGTGACAACACCTACACAGGTGGCACGACCATCAACGCTGGCGCGATCAGAGTGGGCTCGGGAGGGACGACTGGTTCCCTTCTGGGGAACATCCTCAACAATGCGGCTTTGGAGTTTAACCGTTCCAACCTCTCAACCTTCGCAGGGGACATTTCTGGGACGGGTACACTTACCAAGTTGGGGGCAGGAATCTTGGTCCTGTCTGGAACCAACACCTACGGTGGATTGACGACCATCAGCGCCGGAGCCATTCGCGGCAATGTGGGCACGGGCAATTTGATCCTAAATGGCGGTGTGTATGAGAGAAGCGGAGCTCTCAATGTCGATATTGGTTCAGGGAATGGACAGGTCCGCTGGGGGGTGGGGACCCACGGGGGCTTTTCTGCCAACGGGGGGCAGCTTACCGTTACGTTGAGCAGTGGATTGCAGCTGGTCTGGGATGCAAACACCGAGTTTGTGAATGGCACCGGACAGCTGTTGTTTGGCTCCACGGGATCGGACAATGTTGTAGAGCTTGTGAACAGCATTGACTTGAACGGCGCTGTTCGCACCGTCCAGGTGCTGGACAATACTTCCTCTACGGCTGACAAGGCCGTGCTTTCCGGTGTGCTGAGCGGCACCGGAGCTTCAGCGCTCACGAAGACCGGTGCGGGTACGCTGGAACTGCGTGGGGTCAATACCTTCGAAGGAGCCTTGACCGTATCTGCGGGAATCCTGCAGTTCTCCCAAAATGAGAATTTGGGGGGCACCGGCGGCAATGCGGTGACTCTGGGCGGAGGCAGTCTCCAGTACATCGGCACCACGGCCAGTGCGTATAGCGGGACCATCACGCTCAGCGCGTCCTCCACTATCTCCAATGTCGGAGGGGGGGATCTTACCATCAGCAGTCTCACCCCGCTCGCGGCGAATCTGACTCTGGCTGGCACAGGTGTTATCACATTCAGCAACACCTTTGGGCAGGCCCTGGCTGACCGTACCATCACCATCACCAACACCGGGGGTGTCTTCTTTAACAACATTACCCTCACCGAGAGCACCACTTCAGCCCGGACGATGATTTTCAACGTCGCGGCCGGATCCACCGCCACCATCAGTGGTGTCATCGCAAACGGCACGACCCAATCCAGTGCCTTCCGGCTGGATGGGGCCGGGTCGGTGATTGTGCTGACGACTCCGACGTTTACCAACGAGCTTCGACTCAATAACGGCACCCTGGAACTCAGGGCCAGCATGGGTGGGCAGACCTCGACCAACTCTCTGGTATTCTCGAACACCGCCGTGGCTGGCAGCGAGGCCACGCTGAAACTTGATGGAGCGGGAGTGGTCTATAATCTCACGGGGTTGGTGGTCTATGCTGCGAACAGCGGTGTTACAGGCACGGCTACCATCGAGGGTACGGGCTCGTTGAGCCTGAATGGCACGACCAGGACCTTTGATGTGAGACCCTCAGATGGCACGGATGAGGAGTTGGTCGTCAGCGCGAGCATCATCAATGGCACGGGCTCACCAGGCATCACCAAAACGCGCAACGGGACGCTGGTGCTGTCTGGCACCAATTCATACTCGGGGACCACTACTGTTTCGGAAGGGGTGCTCAAGCTCGATTACCGCTCCAATACGGCATCGAAAATCGCCAGCGCCGGAGCGCTCGCGATGAATGGAGGCACCTTGGAACTGGTCGGCAATGCCTCCAATGCGGTAACCCAATCGGCGGCGGGATATACGGTAGGGCAGGGAGCCAACCGCATTCTTGTCAACGACAGTGGCAGTCCTGGTATGATCTTGTCGCTCGGGGCCCTGACCTCGACGGCGGCGGGTCGGTCTCTGGATGTTGTCATCACCGGGGCCAATGCATCTGTGAACACCACTGGGTGGGTGGTTACAAACGGCATTCTGGGTGGCTGGGCAACGTTCAACAGCTCCAAGTTTGCCACCGTGGACGCCAACGGGAACATCGTGGCGGCAGCAGCGGCGGCGAAGGATGACGTGTCCACTTGGGCAACGGATGAGAATGTCACCGATGCTTCAGGCTACTCTGGCTCGACGCTCAGTTTGGCCAAGATTAACAGCCTTGTCTTTCAGAGTGCGGGCTCTGCTTTCCAGATTACGGACACGCTTGATATTACCAGCGGCGGTATTGTCAGCGTAGCCTCGGCTGGGGGGAATTCCATCTCTGGAGGCAGGCTGACTTCCGCAGGTAATGCCTTTTTCATTCACCAGTTCAACACGAGCGCTGCACTGACCATCTCCTCACTCATCAGTGGTAGCAGCTCGATTACGAAGGCGGGCGAGGGCGAGCTCATTCTCAACTCGGCTTCGAACTCCTATTCGGGCTCGACCTACGTCAACAAGGGGACGCTCACTGTCAACGGCGGCAATGCCATTGGCGATTCGTCGGTGGTCAATCTCGATGCTGTCACGGGAGTGACATTGAACCTGCTCGCCGATGAGACGATCGGTTCCCTCACTGGAGGCGGTACGGACGGTGGGGTGGTTATGCTCAATGGCCAGACGTTGACACTGAACAACGGTTCAACCTTCAGTGGGCGCTTTTCCGGGGCCGGAACCATTGTGAAGCTGGGTTCAACGAACCTCACCCTGAACACAGTGTCGCACACTGGCTTCACCGGGACTGTGGAGGTGAACCAGGGATTGGTAAGCTTGACGGGCAATGGCATCGCGAACATGACAAACGCCACGCTGTGGAAGTTAAATTCCGGGGGCGGTCTTCTAATCGACAACAACGGCTCATCGAGCGCTCCCAGTCGCGTGGGGGATACCGCTGCGATCGTGATGAACAGTGCCAACGGTCTGAGTGGCACCGCCCTTCCGTATCGGGGCCTGTGGAAACGCACTGATCAGAATGGCGGACGAACGGAAACGGTGGGGGCTGTCACCCTGGATTCGGGCTCTTCATACAGCACTCTGGAAGCCTCGACCAATGTCGCGAATACCAGCAGTCTGGCGCAGATTACTGTGGCGTCCGTCGCCCGGAACAACTACGCGACATTCAACGTTCGCGGTACGAACCTTGGGACGTCGTCCACCGTTGTTGGACGAACCTTTTTCAGGCTGGCGACGGCGGCGGAATCGGCCTTCACCACCAACAACCATATTGGTGGAGGTGGCGCGGCACTCTCCAGCACGATCAGCATCGTGCCATGGGCGGTGGGGCAGGATTTGGGATGGAACCTGCTGTCCACTACCGTCAACAACCAGCGGGGGAATTCATTTGTCACTTATGTTGCGGGCATTGGTTTCAGGCCGTTGAATCTGACCTCTGAGTACAGTGCCTTTGCCGCAGCAGGGGCCGCCTCCAACGTGAGGGAGACTTTTTCGACGGATCTTTCCGGGCTTGCAGGCAAGACGATCAATTCCCTCGTTTTGGACAATTCTTCAACGACAGCCGCCGCGATCGTCACGGGGTCAGGCAGTTTGGTGGTGACCAGCGGCGCGTTTCTTTTCACGGCTGTGGATTCAGCCAATGCCACCTTTGCAGAACTGGCCTCCCCACAGGGAATCACGCTCAGCGGATTCTCGGACATTACAGTGGGGCCGACGGTTGGCAACGTGGGCAATGAGTTCATCTTTCATGTGGTGAACAGCGCGGCTTCGGGTGTGACCATCACCTCGAACCTGATCAACTCCACGGCGGGCAACACGGCTCTGACCAAGTCCGGTATTGGGACCTTGATCCTGACGGGAAACAATTCCTACAGCGGTACCACCACTCTCAACGAAGGGGTCTTGGAGATCGACGGCTGGGAGAGCATCGGGGGCTCATCCGGCACTGCGGCCATCGTGTTTGCTGGCGGCACGCTTCGTCTGCAGACAGGGATTGCCGGGGCATTGAACCGCACCGGTGGCATCGCGCTGGCTGACGCAGGCGGTACCGTGGACACCAATGGCGTTGACGTTGTCGTCAATACCGCGCTGGTGGATGTGGCCGGAATGAATGGGGGACTTACCAAGAAGGGACTCGGAACCCTTACGCTTGGGGCGGCTTCGAGTTACACGGGCGCCACCACCGTGTTGGAAGGCGTTCTGCGAGGAGCGGTCAATCAGGCCATTGGCACCGGTGATCTGGTTGTGTCCGGCGGCAGTCTTGATCTGCAAACACTTTCCGCCAACGTGCGTCGGGTAACACTCAGTGGGACCAGTGCCCAGATCCTCGGAAGTGGCGTATTGACCAGCGATGGCAGCGTATTTGATCTACAGAGCGGGACAGTGGAAATGAATCTGACCGGGACGTCGAAGGTGGTCAAAACCACTGCGGGGCTTGTTACGGTGACGGGAGTCAGTTCTCATACAGGCGATACCCTGATTTCAGAAGGGGTGCTGCGTTTCACTTCTGCGAATGGGTTCTCCACCAGTTCCATGCTGGAGTTGAACGGTGGCATCCTGGAAGGGAATGGTTCTTTTTCCAGGACCATCGGCATGGGAGCCGGACAGTTCATCATGACGGGTGGAACCTCAGGGTTTTCCGCCTACGGCGGCACTTTGACGGTCAGTCTCGGAACGGCCAGTTGGGGCACTTTTGGGTTCAACCCTTCTGCCTTGGTGCTCAATGCTGCCACTGCGGACGGCCTTCTGAACTGGGCCACCAATCTCAATCTCAACGGTGCTGTGCGAACCGTCAACGTGCAGGCCACTACGGCGCGTTTGTCAGGCGTCGTTGCAGACGGATCGGGTGCCGGAGGACTTACCAAAACAGGAACAGGCACGCTGGAGTTTGATTCCGTCAATACCTACACCGGCGTTACCAACATCAATGCAGGGGTCCTGAAATTTAATGTGAATCAGAGCCTGTCTGGGGCGCTACAGTTTGGCAGTGCAAACAACATCACCACGTCCGGGAAACTGGACCTAAGCGCTGCGAGCGCGCAGTTCTCGAGCATGGTGGTACAGACCAACTCTGATGCCAACACGAATGAACTGATGATCGGTGCCGGTCAAAAACTCGTCATCAACGGTGCCGTGGCCATTGGTAGCAATGCGGCGGCAGCGACGACCACGTTGTTCAAAGCCAGCGGGGATGGGGAGTTTGAAGTGAACAACACGGCTAGCGGTTCGCTCTTCCAGGTTGGAGGGGTGAATACCGGAAGCGGACAGGCAAACCGGGCGGTCGCTGATTTCGGTGATCTCGCGAAGATGACGGTCACCTTGAACTCCACCAATGGGGTTTTCAGGGTGAACCCATCCAACTCCAACAACGTCAGCAACCGGTGGAGCACACTGACCCTGGCAAAGGAGACAGAAATCACTGCGGCCACCCTTGCAGTGGGGGATGGCGGGGTGCACAGCGGTCTCGCCGGCCAGGTGAACACCGTCATCTTGGGCAGCGTTAAGAACGAGTTCTACGTCAACGCCATCAACATTGGGACTGGCAACCGTGACATGGGGGCCATCCGCTTCGATGCGGCTGACACAACCGGCACCTTGCGCGTGCGCGGCACCACTGGTGACACCTCACGGGCTGCCTTTAGCATGGCTTCGGCCGGCGGCGGTACTGGCGCGGGTGGCGACGGCAATCTTTTCGACGTCCGGGGGCACAGTGTGGACCTGCTTTTTGGCACCACCATCATCGGCACCCAGAACCGCTTGAATGCTTATACCAACTACTTTGCTTTTGATACGGGCAGGCTCCAAATGACCAGTCTCACGTTGTCCGGCAGAACTGGAGGGTCCACGACGACGGGAGCGAGCCAGTCTCGAAACGTTACCAGCACGATGGACATTGGAGGCGGTGTGGTGATCATTGACAACGGCATCCTTTCGCTGGCTTCGGTTGCAGGATCGTATGACGCTTCACTGAACCCGGCACCAGTGGTGACGGGGATCGTCAACATCTCGGGAGGAGAGGTGACGGTAGGGCAGACCAGCAACAACTCGGTGGTGATGGGAGCCAACACAGCAACGAGTACCGGGAACACTCCGCAGTCTGTGGCTCACATCAACATCACGGGCGGGAAGGTGACGATGTCGGGCAACATCGTGCGCGGGAACACCTCTGGGGCCGGGCTCAACGCAGGTGCGGTATCGGTAACGGTCACGCTCGACGGAGGTGAGTTGGACATGTCAGGTCGGTCGATTGGGGCTTCCACCGCGATGATTAACTTTGTCCTCAACTCCGGCACGTTGAGGAATCTCGGGCAGTTTAACGGCGGGGCGACGGTGCTTGATAAGAATGGGAGTGGTCTCTTAAAGGTTGGCGGTTTGGTTAATGCGAACGGCGGCATCAACATCAATGGCGGATCGGTGGAATTGCTCACTGGATCCAACTTGGGTGGCGGCAATGTCGCCGTGAACAACTCCGCAGTGCTT
- a CDS encoding CvfB family protein, with amino-acid sequence MAEIGKFNFLRVVRQASQGLYLDGGAYGEILLPRRYAPPSVIPGSDVEVFIYSDSEDRLVATTETPHAVVGEFACLKVLGFNHRIGAFLDLGLSKDLLLPMSEQNGHVAPGDRIIVYLMLDERSDRLVASMKLNRHINRTKPLYQDGEAVDLLIADETPLGFNAIVENAHWGLLYHSDLNAALQPGQRMQGYVKTVRPDGKIDLRLDDTGYQRISPLTQKILDKLKESGGHLDLDDSSPPEAIRYAFGVSKKSFKQAIGALLREGRIRFEHGGVQLVDVD; translated from the coding sequence ATGGCCGAAATCGGAAAATTCAACTTCCTGCGCGTAGTGCGGCAGGCATCCCAGGGGCTCTATCTTGACGGGGGGGCCTATGGCGAAATCCTACTGCCCCGCCGGTATGCTCCGCCCTCGGTCATCCCGGGAAGTGACGTTGAGGTCTTCATCTACTCCGATTCTGAGGACCGCCTTGTGGCCACGACTGAGACTCCGCACGCCGTGGTGGGTGAGTTTGCCTGCCTAAAGGTGCTGGGGTTCAATCACCGCATCGGAGCCTTCCTCGATCTGGGGCTTAGCAAGGACCTCCTGCTGCCCATGAGTGAGCAAAATGGCCACGTGGCACCTGGGGATCGCATCATCGTTTATCTCATGCTGGATGAGCGCAGCGACCGTCTGGTGGCTTCCATGAAGCTTAACCGCCACATCAACCGGACCAAGCCCCTCTATCAGGACGGCGAGGCCGTGGATTTGCTCATCGCGGACGAGACCCCGCTGGGCTTCAATGCCATCGTGGAAAACGCCCACTGGGGCCTCCTCTACCATTCGGATCTCAACGCCGCCCTTCAACCCGGCCAGCGCATGCAGGGCTATGTGAAAACGGTGCGCCCAGACGGCAAAATCGACCTCCGGCTTGATGACACGGGCTATCAGCGGATCTCCCCGCTCACGCAGAAGATCCTCGACAAGCTCAAAGAAAGCGGCGGCCACCTCGACCTGGATGACTCCAGCCCACCGGAAGCGATACGCTATGCCTTTGGGGTCTCCAAGAAGTCCTTCAAGCAGGCCATTGGGGCTCTCCTTCGCGAGGGACGGATCCGCTTTGAACACGGCGGTGTGCAACTGGTGGACGTGGACTGA